TCACCAAACACTTTTAGAATCTGTACTCATAGGTGTAAATGCCCACTGGCCTGACTTTAATTGGAAAAGACAGCAGAGTGCTTCAGATCTTTAAGTCACATGTGAAGGAGCAGTACTCTCAGTATGCTGAGATGTTCCCTTACTGGTAACCCTGTGCTGGCATGCTTTAGACATACCGGTGGGTAACAATAGCCCCCATGAACCGAATCCCTCTCCAGTGAGGAGTGAGATCAAGACGTCAGATATCCACGACATCAAGAAATGTCTGCACTAAAACACTGGAGCTTTCAATGGAGCAATGCAAGTCAAATAAAGGTCTCATCTCACCGGTTCCTCCAGTTTGAAGACCAGGGAGAAAAACAAGATGAAAAGGACGGCTGAAGACTTGGTCATTGTGTACCTGCAGGAGACACAAGCTGATGAGACCTTTCCACAATGTCCGTGATGTTTTATCCTTATTCATTATATAAAAGGCTGAGCGACTGGTttactctctctgtccccctcagGACATAAGCATACTTGCAAAGTCATACTCACAGACTGATAGTAATAAAAAGGAAGCTCCAATTGGATAAGCCAATGTCTAGTGCAGTTGCCAGTGCTGAAAGTTAAAAGATGTTGAAGATGTTAAACAGCTTTTCAAAACTGCTGGCAGCTGTCACAGATGTAAATACAGATGTGTAGCTTTTGGAGACAAAATTTTAATTAATGGACACAAAAATAAGGTTGTTGGCCATGCCAGGTATTGCCATTTGATGTGTAATTATGCTGAAACCAGACAACATTCTTCAGACTGCAAAACCAAAAGCTGTCGGTAGATTAACAACTCCTAAACATGCCACATAGTCACATAGATTGGCTTGGACTTCTGCCCTGTATACACTCAGTGCGATAAGGTCAGTTATCTTATCATACCTACCTCAACCACCGTTTTATGAGCGAGCGAAATATGAGCGAATGCGAGTTTATATTCCAGAAAAATACAACCAGCATGTGCGTTTATCTAACCTGTTGGTGCCACCTTGTAGAGGTACTCTTTCCAGCTGAGAGTGACTCTGGGCTTCCGTGTCCAGCACTGCATGGCGCGGCGAGTCAACGCAGACAGGCAAAATATAATGGTGAGATGAGCCAGCGTCATGAACAACGGGAAATGGAAACCCTAGGAACATGGGGAGAGTGATGGAGACACAgagatccatacacacacacactgagtacAACTGAAAATATGACTCCCATCAAGAACAGagtaaagaaagaaggaaaacgTGAGGAAATTGCATATGCCTCACCTTCATGAGCCATTTGTTGTAGAAAGTGATTCCAATAGAGAAGATATAGTAGAAAACGACAAGGCCCACATTGCGGAGAGCGCGCAAGGCGATGGGCAGGGGGCATGTCATGATGGCACCCTCGGTCTGGGCACTTCCAGGGTTTCCGGGTAAGAGTCCGATGTCTAACTAACACAAGAAGGCAACTGTAAGAACCACCACGACAGCCGAAGATAATCCATCTAACCTGTTGATTTGAACTCTGCAACACGATCAGCCACATACAACAGTGTTACCAAACTGATGACATTAACTAGAATGGTAGCTAGACAACTTTGTACGCAGATGTGTGAAGCTGACCGTCGATAGCAAGAAAGCGAAAAGATAAAATGTCCAGTGCTGCAGTTGCGTTTGTCATTCTCTGAAACAGTGTAATGTAGTCAACGATCTGATCAAGGACTGAAAGTGTTGTCCACCTATCTGATCAACATCACCTATTTGAGCAGATGTTCTTACCTCGCTTGTGACATTTTCCTGTACAATAAGAAACTGGTTGCAGTAacacaattatgttaccataaCTGTTCTCTTCTACGGAACACTAAAAGCAGCTACTGATGCGGATATATGACACGTAGGTACCGGTGTGGACAGGGTCCATGTTGTAGCGTCGCTCCGCTCCACTAGCAGCGGCTACGTTGTTCTGACGTGGACATGCGGTGCACGCCGGGAATCCTGAAACTTTAACTATAAAAAACATCGCCTACTATTAAAAACCGATCTCTAATAAattctaattgaaattcagaaatggTTCTGTTATTGTCTGTATTTTGGTTTTAGTAATTAGGATTTTTATAGACTTTTTTATGGAGTGGTCACGTTGAAACCGTCAGTCGCGTTGTATTTTGTGTACACCCCGCGCTGTAGGTGGCGCTGTTCACAGCAGCTCACCTAAGTGCAGCCGGAAGTGGGTCGTTAGCTAGCGGCGTTTCCTACCACagcgccagtgtgtgtgtgtgtgactgaagtcAGTGCATTGTTTACACTGAAATTTGGTAAGTTACTTATGCTTCATCAAACGGCACACGTTTCTTTTATAGTATTGGTTGTTTGAGTACAGACACTGTATTATTCTGTGTTTTTAACTAACCGTTATTGTTGGTTCTTTTTACGTTTTGAAAGGCAACCGTAATTATAGCCGTTCCTAGCACAAATATGGCGGAAGAAGATGACGATCCAGGATTTGACGAGGATGTGGATGATGGTGGGAATGGCATAGATTCAGGTCATGGGAAAAGAAAGAGGCTTTTCTCGAAAGAACTTCGCTGCATGATGTATGGCTTTGGAGACGACCAGAATCCTTACACTGAGTCAGTGGACATACTCGAGGATCTGGTGATCGAGTTCATTACGGAGATGACCCACAAAGCAATGTCCATTGGACGTCAAGGACGTGTTCAGGTGGAGGATATAGTTTTCCTCATTCGGAAAGATCCAAGAAAGTTTGCCAGGGTCAAAGATCTACTGACGATGAACGAAGAGCTAAAGAGAGCGCGCAAAGCGTTTGATGAGGCAAATTATGGCTCCTAAACCATCACATAGGATGTGCTGGAAGTTAAAATGTTAAGCATGTCTGTGGTCAATGACTTGCGTGTAAACCTGTCCATGTTGGAAGAATATGTCTGTTTATTTTAAATTGGAAGTATTTTTCtcagttttttctttctttttttaccgAAAAATTAAATTTGAAATTGGAAAGAAACATTGATCATATTAGTCTACTTACTGGTGAGTGTCTCAGTAAAATACTGTAGATCTTGTTTTACAACTAACCAATAAAATACACATTTAAAGCACGAAGAAAATGTTTGTCTAATATGTGTTCTCAATTAAAAGGCTTACAAATAGATTTCTTAGAATTCTCTCCCCAATATTGACATTTCACAGAATCTGAACTAGGTCATCAGCCCCTAATAATTCACAAGTGGAACTCTGATAATGTTACTAATAATGCAGGAAATGGGCTCACTCAGCATATATGTACTCTAGGAACTTCCACTTTGCTTTCACATTTGTTGAAGGACGTCTAAAGGACTGTCTCTGGAAAACTTGTATAGTATACTATGATTTTACTACCTTTCTCTTTTGCATGCtcacttgttctctctctctctctctctctgtgtgtgtgtatcaaaaGCAATCATCAAGGTTTCACTTAAAAGCAGTTTAGCTTTCCAGGGCTAGgcctgcccactgctctgggcatgtgtgtacacTAGTGTGTATGTACAGCATAGATGCgttaaatgcagaggacaattCTGAATTTCCCTGCTGCGGGACTAATAAGGGTTTCTAAATTCTAAACAACTAGATtacttatggcgcatttccactagggcctgcttggcacggtacggttcgattcccgacggtttgtgagtgtttccattagtaccaggacccgtttagccggcccctttgggtacttttttcgtaccgactcgctcgaggttctaaccgttccgaagcggtacagttctgtgacgtggagggacagcatgacactgattggccagggagtgtcgtcacaggttgcgtcaggagagcgactcctccgctatgctatggactcctcagccatttttaaaacccaaggagcgaagtctgttccctggtcaaacgccgacgtacaaacctttctgttaataatcagcgataaaaaatccagggcgaactggacggggccactagaaatgtaaaggtttttagcgaggtttccgcgctaatggccactcatggctaccagcggtccgttcagcagtgccggtcggtccaagctaaaaaagcttaacgcgattaccgggcggtgaaggaccataacggacgcagcggagcaaaccgcaaagactggaaatggttccagcaaatggatgtcatatacggtcaccggccagccagtaacggaagagaaaacgtgctggacacggcgatgtcggtgctggaggccacggagaatggtgagtgtattgtgatttcacagttttactactaggctcgtaaaagatgtaatatgaacgtaatatgaacgcatctattgtaaacgcaggaatttagagctgtgtttgtagttaatgttaccaccacagtcactactgtacaatagctagctcttagccttgctagttgctagttagctgtagccatagcagcgatgacgtgctacacattttgtgcagttacgctatattgttgttgctttcacgggaatgcttgtgtttaatatttgttattttttacgttcaagattccccttccactgacgaggcgagcggagttggcggaaaatgtttccttcaaccgggctttcctcggggtgcttggcgaacttgtgaacaccatgcgagacagacgccagtaaaagcacacaaaatgttgcttgtagtactataaatatttatttcatataaagctatacgtatatatttgctttttgcactttttaaaactataactatattatttacatatgttgtactttaaatatctatatttcataataaagtttgatttcatttgattgtatgactgatgctttttatgcagggtgtgttcagcctgtttgagtaataccaaattattatcaataattagagcaaccacatacaataatgaagataaagataaataagatacaataatgctatttgttaaggggtgttgtgccggtgttgtggtcgcatacaaatgatgtcacgacactacaacccgcgcgccaacagcgactccacccacattggggtggttcaccattgtaatggaaacacaacgcgaccgtaccgttccgttgcgaagcgacccgtatcgaaccgtaccgcgccaagcaggccctagtggaaatgcgccataggTGGCAGTAACATGGCTGTTTCATAACTTGAAGAAAGATCACTGTGCAAAAAATACTGCCCCTTTCAATAAGCCTCAATAACCAGTATGTCATGTATTGAGCTGGGACAAAAGGGAAAAGTTGatctatgtctgtctgtctgtttatctgtctgtctgtactaTAAGTAGTAATTTGTTCAATGACACtgggaaagaaaaaaagaaaaaaaaactttattgaTATATTCCTCAGAACAATAGCTTACAGATCTAAACATTAGACCAACTaaacacaagcatgtttttGGATTTTTTATTCCATTATTTCAAGCATTTGTTCTTAAATACAATGATGGGTTATGGTTTTAGCCTTGGTCTAAGCAGCGATAACATGCTGCTGATCTAGTCTAAGTCTAGACTAAAACGCCCAGTAATGTGGGGTCTACCACAATATGTGTTCTCGATGTTCTGAGCACCGCCATGTGACGGTGTTGGGAACCACATATCACAGCTTGGCTCTTCTGGACTTGCAGGAACATGTGGGTCAACCGAACCTCAGAATTGCAATCGTTGTGTGCTGAACCTTGGCAAACCCCACCAGGGTgcctgtctgtatgtctgttgAAGCGGCATGGCTTTATCaagatggtggaggagtggcATCGGACCATATGTCGGACAAAAGGGAGGGTTATGGTTTGAGTTGACTGGGGTTAAGGGGGACAGGAATGTCCATGAGTCTCTGTTTTACTGCACATTCTCCATCATCTTGAGGAattctaaaaaataaaataaaacgaaGCATCATAGTGAGCAATTAAATTGGTGCGATCCTC
This sequence is a window from Brachyhypopomus gauderio isolate BG-103 chromosome 21, BGAUD_0.2, whole genome shotgun sequence. Protein-coding genes within it:
- the taf13 gene encoding transcription initiation factor TFIID subunit 13, translated to MAEEDDDPGFDEDVDDGGNGIDSGHGKRKRLFSKELRCMMYGFGDDQNPYTESVDILEDLVIEFITEMTHKAMSIGRQGRVQVEDIVFLIRKDPRKFARVKDLLTMNEELKRARKAFDEANYGS